The Setaria italica strain Yugu1 chromosome VIII, Setaria_italica_v2.0, whole genome shotgun sequence genome includes the window CGCTTGGAATCTTTCGGAGGAGTACAAGGCACAAGCACAACGAGGGCAGGCTCCTGGTTCCGTTCTTATACCCAGCAACCCCAGGATCCGAATTCGACTAGGTTAACGGAAGATCTGTGTTGTGGATGTGGAGATCAGACTTACCCCGTGCAAGATTCGGAGGTTCCGGAACATCCACACCGATTCCGGCTCCGATAATCCGATTCCGCAGACGCGTAACTCATCGGAGGCAGCGTAGGGCGTAGGCAGACTGCCTCGGGTTTTTCCTTCCCTAATATTCTATGGCCATCAGACCTCAACCTCGGTCATCGGCTATTGCCTAGCGGCACCCCGCCACCTCTCCTCACCACCAACAACCCACTTCTATCTCCTTAATCTCTATCCTATCCAAATAATCTCCGATCATCACACCCCTGCGCCCGACGCGGCTCACCACTAGTCATTAGTCACTTAGGCCGATGAGGCCCTACCACCTCTCCTTGCCACCCACAAATAGTGGTGGaaccatgaatttttttttggggggaggGGCTGGCAAAACATGATTGACACCTCGTGCTACATTTGATggaaaaaatatatcaagatatgttATACATGTGTCATTAAATTTTTTAATGCCCCGTTGGGGAGGACTTATTTCAGCTTGGGCTTCACCTATTTTTGCGCAAAATAAGGCACTATAGCATGAAGCTATTTTGTAAGCTGGTGCTAAAATGAACTACAAGCCGGGTGAAGATATTATTTTTTGCTTCACCGGCTTTGGCTTCAGTGGTGAAGCTGATTTGGGAGAACTCCTCCCAAATGGCCCCTAAAAGGTTCACAATTTTTAGATTTAGGGTTTCATGGAGGTAAGCATTATGGAAAACTGAAACTTTTATATTGCAGTCTCTTTCTGATCTTATTGTAATAGCATTCTGCAATCTTCTTAATTATAAAATAATGTTAAATGGCTTAATTCTTTAATTTTTTGATTAACCATCTTTCTTCTTAAAAGATTATAACATAAGTTTAGTTTGCCACATTACACTGGATTAAACACAAAATAGACATGGTGATTTGAGAAGACTTGCTATATATAATGGTCTATGTGTGATGCATATCACTATATCAGCATATGTGCACTCCCTGCCTGCcgagactgaagtgctcgacaTGTATGTTGCCCGGCGCTAGGACCTTCCAATTCGTTCTCCATGGCCCTTAGCCTCGAGTCGATCATTCTGCTGAGGCACAGCTATTTGGCTACTTATTTCGATCTTTGTGCTCCAGAATTACTTGTTGGATGTTGAATAGCTAGCTAGTTAGGCATCACATGCATCAGTATGTTTTGTTTTGGGTATACTTGATCACTACTTTGAGTCCTCCTGATCTTTGAAAGTTTAAAGGATTGAGCTGAAGTGCAAAatttggtgtgtgtgtgtgtgtgtgtgtggggaggggggggggggggggggggggtgcttTTTTGTTTGGCTTTTTTTTCGCAGATGCTCTTTTTTTCGAATCGTTAACCACCCGGGAAGAGACACCCCGCCTTTCCCCGCCCCCNNNNNNNNNNNNNNNNNNNNNNNNNNNNNNNNNNNNNNNNNNNNNNNNNNNNNNNNNNNNNNNNNNNNNNNNNNNNNNNNNNNNNNNNNNNNNNNNNNNNTATCTTTGTTTCTTCTGTATGGAAAAGAGTATCTGGGGAGGTTTTTGTGTTTGTACAAGTCAAAAAACCCCACAAAAAATATTTTGGCTTTAGTTTCACCCAGAGAGTGGTAAAAATCCTCGTTTTCTCCCTTTTTATAATATTCCCCCTGGGGGAAAAAAgcgaaggaaaagagaaagTTTTTCAAAGGGCACAACCTCCCTTTCTTTGCAAAAAAATAGATGGGTTTTTTTTGCTTGTAAAAACCATTTCTTCCCATTTGACCTATGAGGGTTTACGTTTTGGGCCTCCCCTAAACCCCCCCAAAGCGAATGAAAAATGGATTACCTTACTCCTCCACCCCCACCTGGTCTTTAAATGGAGCCCAAGAACACCTTCCTCATGGGCGAGGGCATGGGACGGGGCGCTGTCCCCGAGACTGCCTATTTCCGATCACTAACCACCCAAGTGAAAGCACCCCATTGCATCGCCACGCTGCTGATAGCACGTGTCAATCAGACTCCATTTAGGTACAATCGAGATAGATGCTTGAAGATTATTTTTTCAACACATTTAGTTGATAGGCAAAGGAATTTCAATAAAAAGGCAGAATATATTTAAATTCTAAAAGAGTGTATTACTTCCTATAAACttaaataatttatttcatGATCAAACATACTAATCAAGGTTATATTAAACTTTTATGCAGAAACGATAAAGTTATCAATTAGAGAGAAGAGAGTTAAAAAAGCATGTGATTTAATAGGAACACCAATTAAAGAAAACCCTTGCTGTAGTTAGATTTTCTTGATTAACTTTTTGGGGATTGTTATCATGATGTATTTTATTCCTATCTAAATTtagatttttaaaaaatttgagTACTATTAAATTCCATAAACTAGAAAGTGACTACTAAAACTAGAACATAAAGTATACAAGCATTTAAATTTTCCTTTCCAAATTTTCATGTGGCTAAAATGTGCAAatgtactctctctctctctctctctctctctctcacacacacacacacacacacacacacacacacacacacacataattCATAACTAGCAATATATGCCCGTTGGTACGGGTGAAGACTATATGCGTATATTATCACACTGCAACATTAAACATGCTTTTGTAAAAGTTTGACATATTATACACTATTTATGCTATTTCTTATATAAATAAAAGAGTAATAATTGTAGTCCTCCCCGTAAAAAAGAGCAGGGCTAGAACGTGCTTGTAAAGATCATAAGGGATTAAACATAACTAAACACTAAATTTCAGTGATATTACTCTAAGTAAGAGGACTATGGGTTAATTCCTATAAAAAAGAGGACTGAGTGTTGCCAGCCcgatttttcttttatgttGGCAGCTAGGTTTCTCTCTAGTTTCATGCGAAGAAGGCAAAGGATTCCCCCCGGTTGGAACGGGGTTTCTCTGTGATCTTGCACACGGAAGGTCGATTCTCTGGGTTTCATCTAGCCCATTAAGCGGCAGGGTCAGCTAGCACTGCCGTTGCCCTCTTCCATCCGCCCCCTCCATGCCGTCGGCGGCTCACTGCACAAGGAGCCCAGGAGAGCACGCTCGTCGGAACTAGCTCACTCCCGTACCAATGCCGTCTCGCCCTCCTTCCTCCGCGACCCCAGTGTGCCCCCGCTCCACCATCTTGATAGTTCACCTCCCTGTTACCTCGTCCTGTCTTCTCCAAATCACTGCCATCTCATTGTGCCCTCCTTCCACTACTGGAGAATTGACCTTTCATCCTGGTGTTTTTATCCCGGTAAACATTggtgcctttagtcccaggtcaaaaatgaggcaccgaaaGCCCACCGCCTGTTGGGGAGGGGGGGacggctttagtcccagttataAAGACCAACAGGATCTAAATTCCCcctagtcccagttgtaacagCTAAAAATATCGCAACGACGGGCGCCCACTTTtgtccgggacaaaagggggaatcttttgtcccggttggaatttccaacagGGACTAAACCTCCTCCCTATAAATCCAACCAGCCCGAAACTCTTTTTCCTTCCCCAGCACGAGCAACTCCACTAGAGacatcctcctctccatggcgagcaagcaaccttaggggaggtgctgcccgaattttttcctcatttctgtGGGGATTtgactcatccaaagtgttgtgaaggttagctactttatcctcccttcatttattgttattatactttgttttatgatttagagagggagaaaaataagttttttagaatgagggagaatggagaggatttttatttatatatgttttcgagctagaatttgatggatagcttgcttgttacaTATTATTTGTATTAGtaaaaagaacttgatcaatattaggtatgggaaaaaatagagtaaatgtgtgtttaatatttagtcattgcaataaaattaaagtaaataaattgtagatgtaagaaaatagaatttggtcattgctacaatttttcatgtcactataatttaacaataattgtatttctttgaccaataatttatttatcccatgtttaatgcaagaactaaatacTATAAATACACTTTACTTTTTCCCCttcctaatattgatcaaggtATTAATGTAATACTAaaccctatgttcattttcatatgttgttcatgcttccaatgtagtaacaagaaggactactcttcctagaGGActgttcacagccacttgtttagatacggtttcatacctaactatttgatttggaccaagcacgacgAAAGAGGGGCtataatggaagacgacgaagaagaagaggatgataacaacattccagactgggttgcaggccaagcttttgcagatactacaatgggcgaggctgatgaagatgagtttgtagaagatggccctattgatgatcttagtcaggtgctacgggatgcacacagagattatgaaactgagaaggaatcataaaagttgcagcgcatgatagatgatcacaaaaatttattgtacccagattgcaagcaggggcataaaaaactgggtaccacactagaatttgtgcaatggaaggcacaaaatggtgtgtccgataaggcattttaggggatattgaaacttgtaaagaacattcttcccGACTTTTGTTGAATCTTTTTCACAGCTCGATAGAGAATTTGATAAGCCAATGATTTTTTTCCGTCTTTCATAATACGGTTAACCACCATGTTAACTAATCGATTACGAAAAATTGGATCGGATTTTGCGGTTCTTTTTTCTGCAGTACCTCGACGTGACATGAGCGTGAAAGAGGTTCAAGAATCCGTTTTCTTTTTATAagaatgaattgccgtccacaacatatgaagctaaacatgttgtttgccctctgggattggaggttcagaagatacacgcatgccctaatgactgtattctctatcatggtgatgaatatgggaaattggatgcttgtcctgtgtgcggcgCACTGCGATATAGGATCATgcgagatgatcctagtgaaGTCGAGGGGCAGCaacccaagaagagagttcccgcgaaggtgatgtggtatttccctataataccacatttgaagtgttttttaagaaacaaagtgaatgctaagttgatgcgatggtaTAAGgaagaacataagcaagatgagatgctgagacaccccacggatggggcctagtggagatcaatAAGTAGAGCTTTcccgaactttgaaagtgatgcaaggaacttaaggtttggtttaagtactgatggattcaatccatttggtgagttgagtagcggtcatagtacttggcttgTGACCCTaggtatgttcaaccttcctccttgattgtgcatgaagtggaagttcattatgatgccagtGCTTATCAAGGTCCAAAATAActcggcaacgacattgacgtgtacctaagactgttggttgatgaacttctactgCTCTagaaacaagagagctttgacttacgagcattgttgtttgtaaccatcaatgattggtctAGGCttagtaacctttcaggatagacaagcaagggatatcgggcctgcacccactgtttagacgacacagaaaacttgtatttgaaacactataggaaggtcatgtgtatatgggccatcgtcgatttcttcctgctaaccacccgttaagaaaacaaagggatgcatttcatagaggtgccagaccatcgtaaaaaacctgcacaccatacTGGAAAGCGTGCctttgagatgataaatgatgtaagggtagtctttggaaagggtcttggtagcgaacctgttccgaatgacgataatggacgtgcacccatgtggaagaagaagtctatattttgggagctaccttattgggaaatcctagaggtctgCAACGCAATaaacgtgatgcacctgatgaagaatatttgcgtgaacatgctaggATTCATAGGTtattatgggaactcaaaagatacattggaagcacgacaggacctgaaatgtacgaagcaatgagatgacctacatccgtaAAAGAGAGATAGCGAACAACACTACTGatgtcctgccagttacactctcagcaaggaagagaaggatagcatgtttgaatgcttgaatagtattaAGGTTCTGTATCGGTACTCCtaaaatataaagggaataataaatatgaaagaaaagaagttcacaaatctcaaggcccatgactaccacatgttgatgacccaattGCTTCTAGTTgtactgaggggtattctaccagagattATACGATTGgcgctcataaagctatgcgtgtttctcaatgcgattttgcagaatgcaatcgatccaaccaagcgagtaaagctacagaacgatgtggtacaatgttTTATCAGTTTTGAGTtagtatttccaccatccttcttcaataatATGTCGCATCTCCTGGTTCActtagtcaaagagattactattctcaaTTCAGTATTtttgcacaatatgtggccttttgagaggttcatgtcagtcctaaaaaactatgttcataatcgtgcccgtccagaaggaagcatcgccaagggatatggaacaaaggaggtcattgagttttgtgttgactcaattaatttgattggggTTCAACATcatgccacgaggggaggctgtgGGGAATGGGGACCCTttgaaggaaatcaagtttaagCAATGATACCAATTTGTTCCACAAAGCACACTTCACTGTTCaacaacaatcatcctttgtggctccgtatatcgaggaacacaagcagattctattttcccaatacccgacgaaattcgatgcctggattatacgtcatcacatggatacttttacCTCTTgtttgcgtcaacaccttatgggtaactacgcgattcatgaacaactcgcttggttagcagGGGAACCtcctagcacaatcgtgaaactCGCTTGTTTAGGTCATGCACGAACACTCTAGGCAAAGTGGAAATTTATTACTGATTTTCTATACAAGTACACTGGATGCCAAACATTAGCAGAATGCTTATGTTCCGACAAATTAGTTCTACTGCTGATTTTGGTCAAACAACTCCTTTATGCTCATGTTAGTTCGTCTTTTGATTCCAGTACTTATCTCTGTTCACTAAATTCACTGTTCCTATTCTCATGCTTGTTCATACCATGTCCGTAGGAGTGATACCTTGACTTTTATGATTTGTGAAATCTTCCTTTTCGTAATCATGGATGCCTTTGTATTTCAAAAGTAAAGGATGACGAAGTTTTCCATTGCTTATTTGAATCTTCTGTGTTATGCATCTATTCTGGTACTATAGTTTGCATATCTTGCTCGTGTAATAAATTTTGCTATAGTTCTTGCCATTTTTTGGCATTCTCAAGAATAGATTTGTGAAATCTTCCTTTTCGTAATCATGCATGCCTTTGTACTTCAAAAGTAAAGGATGATGAAATTTTCCATTGTTTATTTGAATCTTCTGTGTTATGCATCTGTTCCGGTACTATAGTTTGCATATCTTGCTCTTGCAATGAATTTTGCTATAGTTCTTGCCAGTGTTTGGCATTCTCAAGAATAAACAAATCATTAATGCCTTTCACAGGGTCAAGACTGTTTCATCTGCAAAAAAGGAGGTCATATGGCGAAAGACTGCCCTGATAAGCACAAGAGGAATGATCATCAATCCACTTTGTGTTTAAGATGCGGAGAAATAGGTCATGATATGTTTGGATGTACCAATGATTACCCGGCAGATGATATTAAGGTGAGTGTTTCTTTCTCTTGTTTTAGCTAATATGTTATCTTGCTATCATGGATTTTTTATTTGTTGGTATTTGTTTTTCATGCTCTCCTCTCTAGTATTGGTCTGAAGAAAAATGCATATAGAAGAATGAAATTttaggtagttttttttttcgtttttgaGTGCAAATCGTGTCTGAGCTAGGTGACTAGGCTTTAGGACACATGATTCTCTGAACTGGGTAAATTTTATGCCGGGTCTTGCCTTTCAGTGGTGGCACGATCCCTGAATCTTGCATGTACAATTTTGCAAACCACTGGAAGGTGCCCTCTATGTAAAACTTAACTACTCATGCAGTGCAATAGTGTCCATGTGCAAGTTCAGATCCACGAAGCTCGTAGTCATGAATTATCTAGAAGAGCTTTCCCCTTATTAATGACTGTTTCGGATCATGCAGCAAATAAGATGCTACATGTGTAATCAGAATGGTCATCTATGCTGTTTCGACTTCTCTGACAATAGCCCCAAACAAATTAGCTGTTACAATTGTGCCAAATCTGGTCATTCTGGTCTGGTAAGTTTTAATGCTTATAAGTTATTATTTGTGCTGTTTCCATATATATGTTGCTTTTCATGGCAGGTGATTAACATTGGGCCTTCTATTCTAGGGGTGTGCCAAGCAACGCAGGGAAACTAGTGCTGTCATAACTCCAACCCAATGCTACAAATGTGGGGAGGAAGGCCACTTCGCACGTGGCTGCACAAAGAATGCCAAGGTTGTTATAAGCATCTCACAAATTGTCTGCCAATTAGAGTTAACTGTGTATTTATGCcgttctgtttcttttttttttccagtccGATCGGTCGAAAGGCAAGTCATCATCGCACAGTCAGAGAAaggaaaaatggaaaaaagattCCAGTGCTAGATCGGCTCCTCATGATGCCCGTAAAACAAGTAAAAGGAAAAGCCCCCATTTCGAGGATAGAATGGAGAAGCCATACACGAATCACCAGTTCTCATCTGGCGGTGACTACTTCACGCCTCAGTCCTCACGAAGGCACAACCATGGTTTCGCATCACCAAACTCGAATTATTCACCCAGCGCAAAGAAGCACGGGTTCTCATCGTCAAGATTCGCCACCAGCAACACCCATCTCCGGTTCGAGAGAAGTTAGCTGGACGGATGAGTCCAATTTTGTTGTTCTTTAGCTTAATTGATTATTATTGTCCCCTGGGGATGAACTCTGCCTGTTGGTTCATTCCCTTCGATAGCTGTTTGTCTTTTAAGATTATATATGTATCAGGGTTCCATTTTGTTGACTCTAAGCAAGCTCACTTGGCGTTGTGCTCCAGTTCATGCCTACTGCAAAGCAGCAAGAAAACAAACCTCTGAACATCAGACAGTTGCACACACATTATCCATAACCATCACAACACAATTCACGACACATCTCTAGCATTCGATGGTGGTCAGCAGGCGCCGGTCTTGGACTCTTGGTGTCGttggccgcgcgcgccgcggcgtcggTCGGGGGCCAGCAGTCTGTCAGAGCAACCGGCTGCCGAGGCGACCTGGAGGAGCCCAGGCGGTGGCCGCGGGATTCCCACATCTTGCGCCACCACTTGGCCAAGCTCCGCATGACCTTGCACATCTTGACTTGACCCCCCGCACCACCATCTCCCTGTCCTCCATGTCGATCTTGGACTTGCACGGCGCTCCAGGGCCTCTCTGAGCTATGTCCGCGAGGCGCGTGGCGTGGGCCAAGTCCGCCTCCATGCCGCTGCTCAGACGCGAGCTCCATGAACGGACGCATCTAGCATTCGATGGTGGTCAGCAGGCGCCGGTCttggacgcgcgcgccgcggcgttgGTCGGGGGCCAGCAGCCTGTCAGAGCAACCGGCGGTCGAGGCGGCCTGGAGGAGCCAAAACCCTATGAGACGCTGGCGTGGCTGCCTCAGTTTGTTCCGATGTGGCTGCGCAGGGTCGCTGCAGTGCTGCTCTTCCTTCTCGACGGCCTAGGCAAGCCGGGGTGCTGAGCGGCAAATTTTGGCTACAAACTTGGGACCGCTTTGGCACCCCTCATgcacggctccggctcctaTTGTAGAGCTACTGTTCTGCCCTGTAGCGAGGAGCCAAAACGCGTATCGATGCTTAAGATGAACCGGGGAAGAGGGGGAGCCGGTGGATCTAGAAAATATGGCTTACCCGACTTCAACTCTAGCACGCGCTATGATGCGTGGAGCCGGAACATATGTATATAATGTTAGTTAGGTAAGAGTGACTATATAAACAAATCGTCTCATAGTATCATCTAGGCATGCTAATGGGTTGAAACCCACCCCAACCCGCAATAAATTAACTCATTCACCCACCCCGCCCCGCTCCATAATTCTATTGTCTAAACCCAACCTAAGCCGCTCCACCAATTGATATAACCCATGGGTTTGGTATATACCTACGAGCACTACTAGATAACTGACTTTAGATAccacccctttagtctcggtttaattttggcccgagagaaaagggggtgcgccacggtagactggaatggggcgcacctttactctcggttccttttttgcaaccgggactacatGCCACCCTGTCTCGGTTAAAACAGCTAGTTTCCGAGCAGCGACGGTGCCACCCTTAACCCCCAGTTGGAGCcatcaaccgggacaaaagcttaaaccttttgtcccagttagagttaccaaccgggataaacgtttattaccaaccgggacaaaagctctaatcttttatcccggttggatttaccaactgggataaaatcttatctacaagtaCCCTTTCTTCGtcctccactccacaaagacagagaagtgaatcctctccatggcgccgaagcaagcctaggggaggtgttgCTGAAATTTGttttcctcattttcatgggaatttcatccatccaaagtgttgtgaaggttagctacttcatgctccattcatttattgttgttaagctttgttttatactttagagaggaagaacaattagtttgtttgttgttaagcacgtagaggatttgtatttatacatgtttttgagctacaatgtgatggatagtttgaatgtgagcGAGAATGGatagtaaatgtgaggtagaattgagattatataaattttatgtattagggacAAATTTGAtacttataaattagccatataaattgtaggtgtaatttgaTACTTtgatactttagtacttttcagatagaggtatgcaaaatatttgtaaattaaatatgagccaAATattttgtggtacatagagatggcttctgatgctggatgtagtggcgatggtgggggagatcgtcgttcctcccgtggcaaggggaaaaccatagtgtagaatttatgactagttaaaacttattgtaaacaagcttgctaatttaatatatttttgcatgtttgaaatatgtaaatttcttatttttggCTTcgtgaaatccagtgaaaacataaatcgaataaatttccaaatagaagaaaaagaaatagtatagaatttatgactagttaaaacttattgcaaacaaacttgctaatttaatatatttttgcatgtctgaaatatgtaaatttcttatttttcgcttcccagtgaaaacataaatcgaataaatttccaaaaaccagatgaaaaacaggagaaggcccccatttatcccggttataaaatataactgggataaaagggactTTTCGATTCCCGCGTGGAAGTatccatttatcccggttgatcatAAACCAAGATAAAGGAGGGGGGGCTTTTATCATGGCTCATCATAAATCGAGATAAAAgatcccccttttatctcggtttgtattaGGAACCCGGGTTAAATgttctttaatcccggttgcagttagaaaccgggataaaaaggggtcCTGTATAAAAGTTACAGCGTCTTCTACACTCCCCCCGCCcaacacttagcgaaattttcacTCG containing:
- the LOC101755783 gene encoding DNA-binding protein HEXBP encodes the protein MAKDCPDKHKRNDHQSTLCLRCGEIGHDMFGCTNDYPADDIKQIRCYMCNQNGHLCCFDFSDNSPKQISCYNCAKSGHSGLGCAKQRRETSAVITPTQCYKCGEEGHFARGCTKNAKSDRSKGKSSSHSQRKEKWKKDSSARSAPHDARKTSKRKSPHFEDRMEKPYTNHQFSSGGDYFTPQSSRRHNHGFASPNSNYSPSAKKHGFSSSRFATSNTHLRFERS